The following are encoded in a window of Amaranthus tricolor cultivar Red isolate AtriRed21 chromosome 2, ASM2621246v1, whole genome shotgun sequence genomic DNA:
- the LOC130805980 gene encoding glucan endo-1,3-beta-glucosidase 12 has translation MNFHSIFTLFSLLLFSFFLSSSEGGSIGINYGRIANNLPSATKVVKLLKSQNINRVKIYDSDPAVLRAFSNSAIKITINLPNEQLHSAATRPSYASVWVLRNVVAYYPQTLIESIAVGNEVFVDPNNTTRFLVPAMKNIHSALVKYGLDSKIKVSSPIALSALGNSYPSSAGSFRIELIEPVFKPMLEFLRETKSSLMVNAYPIFAYQANSDVISLDYALFRENPGVTDSGSGLKYFNLFDAQIDAVFAAMSALKYDDIPIIVTETGWPSMGNSMEIGASIENAAAYNGNLVRRILAGGGTPLKPKSELTVFLFALFNENKKPGPVSERNYGLFYPNQKKVYSIPLTMEEVKDWKDSGKSTPVETPAMGKVTVKETWCVANGEVGDVKLQAGLDYACGEGGADCRPIQPGATCYDPDTLLAHASYAFNSYYQKKNRAMGSCDFEGAAYVVTQTPRFGKCDFPTEY, from the exons ATGAACTTCCATTCCATTTTCACCCTTTTCTCccttcttctcttctctttcttcctcTCTTCTTCAG AAGGAGGTTCCATTGGAATCAACTATGGAAGAATAGCAAACAATCTTCCATCAGCAACCAAAGTTGttaaacttctcaaatctcaaaACATTAATCGTGTCAAAATCTATGATTCTGACCCAGCTGTTCTTCGTGCTTTCTCAAATTCCGCCATTAAAATCACCATTAATCTCCCTAATGAACAACTTCACTCTGCCGCTACTCGTCCTTCTTATGCCTCTGTCTGGGTTCTTAGAAACGTCGTCGCTTACTACCCTCAAACCCTAATTGAATCCATTGCTGTGGGTAATGAAGTTTTTGTTGACCCAAATAATACTACCCGTTTTCTTGTACCCGCCATGAAAAACATCCATTCAGCGCTTGTGAAATACGGATTAGACTCTAAAATCAAAGTTTCTTCCCCAATTGCACTTAGTGCTCTTGGAAATTCTTACCCGTCTTCAGCCGGGTCTTTCCGTATTGAGTTAATTGAACCCGTATTTAAACCCATGCTTGAATTTCTTCGAGAAACTAAGTCTTCTCTAATGGTGAATGCTTACCCTATTTTCGCTTACCAGGCTAATAGCGATGTAATTTCACTTGATTACGCTCTTTTCAGGGAAAACCCAGGTGTGACAGATTCGGGTTCGGGTCTCAAATACTTTAACCTATTTGATGCTCAAATCGACGCCGTGTTTGCTGCAATGTCGGCATTAAAATACGATGACATACCAATTATTGTTACCGAAACTGGATGGCCTTCAATGGGTAATTCCATGGAAATTGGAGCTTCAATTGAAAATGCAGCTGCTTATAACGGCAACCTAGTTCGCCGGATTCTTGCTGGAGGTGGTACTCCATTGAAACCCAAATCTGAACTAACTGTTTTCCTTTTTGCTCTTTTTAACGAGAACAAAAAACCCGGACCCGTATCCGAGAGAAATTACGGGTTATTTTACCCGAATCAGAAGAAGGTCTATTCAATTCCGTTAACAATGGAGGAAGTAAAGGATTGGAAAGACAGCGGAAAAAGTACTCCGGTGGAAACTCCGGCGATGGGGAAAGTGACGGTAAAAGAAACGTGGTGTGTTGCGAATGGAGAAGTGGGAGATGTTAAGCTACAAGCGGGTCTAGATTATGCTTGTGGAGAAGGGGGAGCGGATTGCCGTCCGATTCAACCAGGTGCCACGTGTTACGATCCTGATACGTTGTTGGCTCATGCATCATATGCATTCAATAGTTATTATCAGAAGAAGAATCGAGCTATGGGTTCTTGTGATTTTGAAGGAGCTGCTTATGTTGTCACTCAAACTCCTA GATTTGGAAAATGCGATTTTCCTACCGAATATTAA